A stretch of the Porifericola rhodea genome encodes the following:
- a CDS encoding bile acid:sodium symporter family protein, translating into MNQFAKKHFNLILFLSTVLGFILPQPGEISGPLILAILCFIIFASSFKVDFSPAFFRSQSITIVGFYVLRFLLLPLLLFALVFPFSSFYASAVSLLCLLPCGVTSPAFSNVFGGNVTLALALLILSSSLTPFLLPFLSSFLMSDELEVDRFQLFQTLFITVIFPYLVHLPLKRHQGISRWMQHHDSFISIFGIAGIFTLAIAEYRYVLLSDTALVLPYFLVSLLAFLFLYVFGYSIWFRASRADKVALLFSSGANNVALGIVVSFLYFPMQMGVFFVVSEIVWVLVLIPVRRLMKT; encoded by the coding sequence ATGAACCAGTTCGCGAAAAAGCACTTTAACCTTATTCTTTTTTTATCTACTGTACTAGGCTTTATACTTCCGCAGCCAGGAGAAATCTCTGGTCCGCTAATACTCGCTATACTCTGCTTTATTATTTTTGCTTCTTCGTTTAAAGTGGATTTCTCGCCTGCTTTTTTTCGCTCTCAGTCTATTACAATAGTAGGTTTTTATGTTTTAAGGTTTTTGTTGCTTCCCTTACTATTGTTTGCCTTGGTGTTTCCTTTTTCTTCATTTTATGCCAGCGCAGTATCTCTGCTCTGCCTTTTGCCCTGTGGTGTTACCTCTCCGGCCTTTAGCAATGTGTTTGGAGGCAATGTTACACTCGCTCTGGCTTTGCTGATTCTCAGTAGTTCTTTAACTCCATTCTTATTGCCTTTTCTAAGCAGCTTCCTTATGTCTGATGAACTGGAAGTAGATCGGTTTCAGCTTTTCCAAACTTTATTTATCACAGTTATTTTTCCTTATCTGGTACACCTTCCTTTAAAAAGACATCAGGGTATTAGCCGGTGGATGCAACACCACGACTCTTTTATTTCCATATTCGGTATTGCCGGTATTTTTACGCTTGCCATTGCTGAGTACCGTTATGTATTGTTAAGCGATACTGCATTAGTACTGCCTTACTTTTTGGTGAGTCTGCTGGCGTTTTTGTTCTTATATGTATTTGGCTATAGTATCTGGTTTAGGGCTTCCAGAGCAGACAAAGTAGCACTATTATTTAGCTCTGGTGCTAACAACGTAGCCTTGGGCATTGTCGTTAGCTTTTTGTACTTCCCTATGCAGATGGGGGTGTTTTTTGTGGTATCTGAAATCGTATGGGTGCTTGTGCTAATTCCAGTCAGAAGGTTGATGAAAACATAG
- a CDS encoding PAS domain-containing sensor histidine kinase → MNVQQKKNSITPQEYQQLQSSHDSLRSIIDSTSDLIGAINWKFEFTIFNEAYKKEIYELFGTNLKTGMQVQEVVQHHPEYQDDALALWGNALKGETFTVTRMYNHPEHHLVYYEYTFNPIKNQEGKVVGAVQVVRNQTDKIRAQQKVKDIEEFVQLAELIPQKIWGATPNGNSCYVNHRFLEYTGHIYEELMDYGWTNIVHPDDLATVLKKWNASMKSGKPYEAEYRLRNHQGEYMWHLCRSLPMHDSSGNIVKWMGTATNIHKRKLLEQENKKNISEFEFLIDMIPHIVWKALPNGEVVFYNKKWSEYTGIPQKEGAKGLWKMVPHPDDVEPTLKAWQHSVETGDTYKIEHRIATKDGTYRWVLSHALPLKDAEGKIVMWYGTATDIHDEKTYLEELIWMQKQMQERNKELTKVNIDLDNFVYTASHDLRTPILNLASLLTMLEERIDEKTGQSEQQIIKMMKVSMDRLENTINDLSEIAKLQKEKENQEDLLFQDLYDEVYQDLENNIRKTKANITTDFKVKEIHYPAKHLRSILYNLISNAIKYAHPDRSPDIKIQSWEEEGQVYLSVSDNGLGLDQRQQKKLFQMFTRLHTHVSGTGVGLYMIKRIVENNGGEISVKSAAGKGSTFTVCFS, encoded by the coding sequence ATGAACGTTCAGCAAAAAAAGAATAGCATCACACCTCAGGAATACCAACAGCTACAGTCCTCTCACGATAGCTTAAGAAGTATTATAGATAGCACCTCTGACTTAATTGGTGCTATTAATTGGAAGTTTGAGTTTACAATTTTTAACGAAGCTTATAAGAAAGAAATATATGAGCTTTTTGGCACTAACCTAAAAACGGGTATGCAGGTGCAGGAGGTAGTACAGCATCATCCTGAGTACCAAGACGATGCTTTAGCGCTATGGGGTAATGCTCTGAAGGGAGAGACATTTACCGTCACTCGTATGTACAATCACCCTGAGCATCATCTGGTATACTATGAATATACCTTTAATCCGATCAAAAATCAGGAGGGAAAAGTAGTAGGAGCGGTACAGGTAGTGCGTAATCAGACAGACAAAATTAGAGCCCAGCAGAAAGTAAAAGATATAGAAGAGTTTGTGCAACTGGCAGAGCTGATTCCGCAAAAAATCTGGGGGGCTACTCCTAATGGCAATAGCTGCTATGTAAACCATCGTTTTCTGGAATATACCGGGCATATCTACGAAGAGCTTATGGACTATGGCTGGACTAATATTGTTCATCCGGATGATCTAGCCACGGTACTTAAAAAATGGAATGCCAGCATGAAAAGCGGTAAGCCATATGAAGCAGAGTACAGGCTCAGAAACCATCAGGGAGAATACATGTGGCACCTTTGCCGAAGCCTGCCTATGCATGATAGTAGTGGTAATATCGTCAAATGGATGGGTACCGCCACTAATATTCATAAGAGAAAGCTACTGGAGCAGGAGAATAAGAAAAATATTAGCGAGTTTGAGTTTTTAATTGATATGATTCCTCATATCGTCTGGAAAGCATTGCCTAATGGAGAAGTCGTTTTTTATAATAAAAAGTGGTCGGAGTACACTGGTATACCGCAGAAGGAGGGGGCAAAAGGGCTTTGGAAAATGGTGCCGCACCCTGACGATGTAGAGCCTACTCTGAAAGCCTGGCAGCATTCTGTAGAAACAGGAGATACTTACAAAATAGAGCATCGGATCGCTACTAAAGATGGTACCTATCGCTGGGTACTGTCTCACGCGCTGCCTTTGAAAGATGCAGAAGGTAAGATTGTCATGTGGTATGGCACTGCTACCGATATTCATGATGAAAAAACCTACCTGGAAGAGCTAATATGGATGCAAAAGCAAATGCAGGAGAGAAATAAGGAGTTAACCAAAGTAAATATTGACCTGGACAATTTCGTGTATACTGCCTCTCATGATCTGCGCACGCCTATCCTGAACCTGGCAAGCTTACTCACCATGCTGGAAGAAAGAATTGATGAAAAGACAGGACAGTCGGAGCAGCAGATCATCAAAATGATGAAAGTATCTATGGACAGGCTGGAAAATACGATTAACGATCTTTCAGAAATTGCCAAGCTCCAAAAGGAAAAAGAAAATCAGGAAGACTTACTATTTCAGGATTTGTACGATGAGGTGTACCAAGATCTTGAAAACAATATCCGAAAGACAAAAGCCAACATTACGACAGATTTTAAGGTAAAAGAGATACATTATCCTGCCAAACACCTTAGAAGCATACTTTATAACCTGATTTCTAATGCCATAAAATATGCGCATCCAGATAGAAGCCCTGATATAAAAATACAGAGCTGGGAAGAGGAAGGTCAAGTCTATCTGTCGGTGAGCGATAATGGACTGGGACTGGACCAACGGCAGCAGAAAAAACTTTTTCAGATGTTTACCCGACTACATACCCACGTAAGTGGTACAGGGGTAGGGCTTTACATGATAAAGCGTATTGTTGAAAATAATGGAGGAGAAATATCTGTTAAGAGTGCAGCAGGTAAAGGCTCCACCTTTACGGTCTGCTTTTCGTAA
- a CDS encoding AsmA family protein, which yields MVRKFFFTCLIALSLLLTASGILTYVYQDEIITHFVKQADQFLATPVKVKSIQLSFWEKFPQIAISLKEVEIKGSQTASDSLLAQAEKLDFTFNLWQFVQGQFVVDKVYLTNSQVRLAIDKQGNNNYSIFKKRSSVDSLSSTNEPLRFQLQKIILKNVDVSYQDAGLNQAHHLLAEDIEALLEVVGEEYDILLEGNLFSRYIRSGDDAYFKNKPLHVATHLNYDYPNRFLEIDTTRLGIGNGHFLLSGLVDQADDNFIDLQARGEHTDLQTLLSLLPESIVRQWSAYRSEGKAFFEGSVKGHVSRTASPAVSLNFGCENASFYHPDYKKKLENISLQGSFTNGKSHSLNTSVLNLKDIYGQLDDRAVRGSLSLSNFKNYFLRCHLKTNIDVNALLDFYPIKEVKAARGELFADFEIAGRLKDLKGESKGYWQRIKSSGDISLQDVDLLWQADRLPVSALQGNLMFKGNDLSLSNLEAYVGNSHVLLNGMLRNALAYMLSDTQGIHIEADLHSQQIDMDELLSGQANAPQSNSWQAVSEKQDYRFQIDPKIQLSFDCHVEKIKFRRFRGRQLKGKLQVENQVARLKQSSILTAGGKVSAQAFIDARRPDFVKVNATTAFEHLRADSIFYTFEDFGQDFLTQKHLEGKIYADVDWNMNFDQHLQLNYPSLEVNALTTIRDGRLNDFEPMQKLARFVEEESLSRLRFAELNNHIRIADQKIFIPRMQVSSNISDIWVEGIHTFDNHIDYRFEVPMKTFSIRKAAARERAQARQEKFGRVLEDDSAPINLFLTALGTVDDYKISYDMQAAKSKFKDNLQNEKEELKQIIKNKGKETEYQLELEEEEYFDFGSTPPNTNPQP from the coding sequence TTGGTCAGAAAGTTTTTTTTTACATGCCTGATTGCCCTCTCTCTACTGCTTACAGCCAGCGGCATACTGACCTATGTGTATCAGGACGAGATAATTACTCATTTTGTAAAGCAGGCTGACCAGTTTCTGGCAACTCCTGTAAAAGTGAAGTCTATACAGCTCTCTTTTTGGGAGAAGTTTCCCCAAATCGCCATCTCCCTGAAAGAAGTAGAAATTAAGGGTAGCCAAACAGCAAGTGATAGCCTGCTGGCACAGGCAGAAAAGCTGGACTTTACTTTCAACCTCTGGCAGTTCGTGCAGGGGCAGTTTGTGGTAGATAAGGTGTACCTGACCAACAGCCAGGTAAGGCTCGCTATAGATAAGCAGGGGAACAATAACTATAGCATATTTAAAAAACGCTCTTCTGTAGACTCCCTTAGTAGCACCAATGAACCTCTTCGCTTTCAGTTACAAAAAATTATACTTAAAAACGTAGATGTCAGTTATCAGGACGCTGGCCTGAATCAGGCGCATCACCTGCTCGCAGAGGATATAGAAGCCTTGCTTGAGGTGGTAGGGGAAGAGTACGATATTCTTCTTGAAGGCAATCTGTTTTCACGGTACATTCGCAGTGGGGATGATGCGTATTTTAAAAACAAGCCATTGCACGTAGCTACTCATCTTAATTATGATTATCCGAATCGGTTTCTTGAGATTGATACAACTCGTTTGGGTATTGGTAATGGTCATTTTCTGTTGAGCGGATTGGTAGATCAGGCTGATGACAATTTTATAGACTTACAAGCTCGTGGAGAGCATACAGACTTACAAACACTTCTTTCGCTCCTACCCGAATCTATCGTTCGTCAATGGTCAGCTTACCGTAGTGAGGGTAAAGCCTTCTTTGAGGGTAGTGTAAAAGGGCACGTAAGCCGTACAGCTTCTCCGGCAGTAAGCCTGAACTTTGGCTGCGAAAACGCCTCATTTTACCATCCCGACTATAAAAAGAAACTGGAAAACATCAGTTTGCAGGGAAGCTTTACCAACGGTAAATCTCACAGTTTGAACACATCGGTTCTTAACCTCAAAGATATTTATGGACAGTTAGATGACAGAGCTGTTCGCGGAAGCCTGAGCCTCAGCAATTTTAAAAATTACTTTCTGCGTTGCCACCTCAAAACAAATATAGATGTAAATGCGCTTTTAGATTTTTACCCTATCAAAGAAGTAAAAGCGGCAAGAGGAGAGCTGTTTGCAGATTTTGAGATTGCCGGCCGTCTTAAAGATCTTAAAGGAGAAAGCAAAGGGTATTGGCAAAGAATTAAAAGCAGCGGAGATATCAGCCTCCAAGATGTTGATTTACTTTGGCAAGCCGACAGGCTGCCCGTAAGTGCGCTACAAGGCAACCTTATGTTTAAGGGTAATGACCTCTCGCTTAGTAACCTGGAGGCATATGTTGGTAACAGCCATGTACTACTCAATGGCATGTTGCGCAATGCGCTGGCTTATATGCTCTCCGACACACAGGGTATACATATTGAGGCTGACCTGCACTCCCAGCAGATAGACATGGACGAACTATTATCCGGACAGGCCAATGCTCCTCAATCTAACAGCTGGCAGGCAGTAAGCGAAAAACAGGACTATCGTTTCCAGATTGACCCTAAAATACAACTCTCTTTTGACTGCCATGTAGAAAAAATCAAGTTTAGAAGATTTAGAGGACGTCAACTGAAAGGTAAACTTCAGGTAGAGAACCAGGTGGCCAGGCTTAAGCAGTCTTCTATTCTTACTGCCGGAGGCAAAGTAAGTGCGCAGGCATTTATAGATGCTCGCCGACCGGATTTTGTTAAAGTAAATGCTACTACTGCTTTTGAGCATCTCCGAGCAGATAGCATATTTTATACTTTTGAAGACTTTGGGCAGGACTTTCTTACTCAAAAGCATTTGGAAGGTAAAATTTATGCTGATGTAGACTGGAACATGAATTTTGACCAACATTTACAACTGAACTATCCATCGTTGGAAGTAAATGCGCTAACTACCATACGCGATGGCAGACTGAATGACTTTGAGCCTATGCAGAAGCTGGCTCGCTTTGTAGAAGAGGAAAGCCTCTCCCGCTTACGTTTTGCTGAGCTTAATAACCACATCCGTATAGCTGACCAGAAAATATTTATTCCTCGTATGCAGGTCAGTTCTAATATCTCGGATATCTGGGTAGAAGGCATACATACTTTTGATAATCATATAGATTACCGTTTTGAAGTGCCCATGAAAACTTTTAGCATTCGCAAAGCAGCTGCCCGGGAACGCGCTCAAGCCCGACAGGAAAAATTTGGCCGTGTGCTGGAAGATGATTCAGCTCCTATTAACCTTTTTCTAACTGCTCTGGGAACCGTAGACGATTATAAAATCAGCTATGATATGCAGGCGGCTAAGTCTAAGTTTAAAGACAATTTGCAAAATGAAAAAGAAGAGCTGAAGCAGATTATCAAGAACAAAGGCAAAGAAACGGAATATCAGCTAGAGCTTGAAGAGGAAGAGTATTTTGATTTCGGGAGCACACCACCTAATACAAATCCACAACCCTGA
- a CDS encoding BamA/TamA family outer membrane protein, which yields MRKIYLTVALLSCLSFSLKAQSITDLADKVVDMFSGTIQAEDTSAYPISWVIAPLLAYSPETSVQLGMGSVILFKTKNALPADRTSSLFFSARYTLNQQITASPTYAIFSRGEKYIQKGKIDFRKFPQLYYGIGNNTAESNEELYGINTLSIEHLTYRNVVDKLYAGVGIRFKRAYNQDFKDRGLLASELPLGSKAYTAAGLNFGLQYDNRNNLMSTSTGMLAEFKYQVHYKALGSDYNYSLTKLDIRSYARPFTERKDILAWQVYAYLSEGEVPFNELAPLGGDMIMRGYYQGRYLHEKLVAAQVEYRMQIWKKISAVAFSGVGDVAHQWESFRWKDLKYSLGGGVRYSVLPDESLNVRFDYAFGKDTQNFYINISEAF from the coding sequence ATGCGAAAAATCTACCTTACTGTAGCCTTACTTTCTTGCTTAAGTTTTAGCCTTAAAGCGCAATCTATTACCGATTTAGCAGACAAAGTAGTAGATATGTTTTCGGGTACTATTCAAGCTGAGGATACCTCCGCCTACCCAATAAGCTGGGTGATAGCCCCTCTACTTGCCTACTCTCCGGAAACCAGCGTACAGCTGGGTATGGGTAGCGTTATATTGTTTAAAACTAAAAATGCCTTGCCCGCAGATCGTACCTCCTCTTTGTTCTTTTCTGCTCGCTACACGCTTAACCAGCAAATAACAGCTTCGCCTACTTACGCTATTTTTAGTCGTGGAGAGAAATACATTCAAAAGGGAAAAATAGACTTCCGTAAATTCCCGCAGCTCTATTACGGTATTGGTAATAATACAGCTGAAAGCAATGAAGAACTTTATGGAATTAATACACTTAGTATAGAGCATCTAACCTACCGAAATGTAGTAGATAAACTGTATGCCGGAGTAGGTATTCGTTTTAAAAGGGCATATAATCAGGATTTTAAGGATCGGGGTTTGCTGGCTAGTGAGTTACCGCTGGGCAGTAAGGCTTATACTGCCGCAGGCTTAAACTTCGGATTACAATATGATAACAGAAATAACCTGATGAGTACCTCAACAGGAATGCTGGCAGAGTTTAAGTATCAGGTGCATTATAAAGCTTTGGGCAGCGATTACAATTATTCTTTAACAAAACTGGATATACGTTCATATGCCAGACCCTTTACCGAAAGAAAAGATATACTGGCCTGGCAGGTTTACGCCTACCTGAGCGAAGGTGAGGTCCCTTTTAATGAGCTGGCACCTTTAGGTGGAGATATGATAATGCGCGGGTATTACCAGGGCCGCTACCTGCACGAAAAGCTGGTAGCGGCACAAGTTGAATACCGCATGCAAATCTGGAAAAAAATTAGTGCCGTAGCTTTTAGCGGAGTGGGCGATGTGGCTCATCAATGGGAAAGCTTCCGCTGGAAAGACCTGAAATACTCATTAGGGGGTGGAGTACGCTACTCTGTATTGCCAGATGAAAGTCTTAACGTACGCTTCGACTATGCCTTCGGAAAAGATACACAGAATTTCTACATCAATATCTCGGAAGCATTTTAG
- a CDS encoding BT0820 family HAD-type phosphatase has product MIIAVDFDGTVVEDAYPKIGKEQLFAFDTLKALHKDRHKLILWTCRRGKRLEEAVEFCRNNGIEFYAVNSNYPGEVLDPEDSPKIVADVYIDDRNLGGFPGWSEVWKQLKPDEEMQMPEPKSRGLLSKIFG; this is encoded by the coding sequence ATGATTATAGCAGTAGATTTTGATGGCACTGTCGTAGAAGATGCATATCCTAAAATTGGAAAAGAGCAGCTATTTGCTTTTGATACGCTCAAAGCATTGCATAAAGACAGGCATAAATTAATCTTGTGGACTTGTCGTCGTGGAAAAAGGCTAGAAGAGGCGGTTGAATTTTGTCGAAATAATGGCATAGAATTCTATGCGGTAAATAGCAACTATCCGGGAGAGGTACTTGATCCGGAAGATAGTCCTAAAATTGTGGCTGATGTATATATAGATGATCGTAATCTGGGTGGATTTCCCGGTTGGAGCGAAGTGTGGAAACAACTGAAGCCCGATGAAGAAATGCAAATGCCAGAGCCCAAGTCAAGAGGTTTGCTTAGTAAGATATTTGGCTAA
- a CDS encoding class I fructose-bisphosphate aldolase produces the protein MPNEKIVKYLGNEAESLLQHNSQTFSKESLLNPSPNYVENSLGQSNRSPQVLRSMQQLFTHGRLGGTGYISILPVDQGIEHTAGASFAPNPMYFDGENIIKLAIEGGCNGVATTFGVLAQNSRKYAHKIPFIVKLNHNELLTYPNKYDQIMYGSVREAWNLGATAVGATIYFGSEESNRQIQEVAEAFEIAHELGMGTILWCYTRNSAFKEDGKDYHNATDISSQACHIGVTIQADLIKQKLPETNGGFKALGFGKTHPDMYNKLSTEHPIDLTRYMVANCYMGKIGLINSGGASSGESDTADGVKTAVINKRAGGIGLIMGRKAFQRPFEEGVEILNTIQDVYLDKDISLA, from the coding sequence ATGCCAAACGAAAAAATTGTTAAATATCTAGGAAACGAAGCAGAAAGCCTGCTGCAGCACAATTCTCAAACTTTTTCAAAAGAAAGTTTACTCAATCCATCCCCCAACTATGTAGAAAATAGCCTGGGTCAATCTAATCGCTCTCCACAAGTGTTACGAAGTATGCAGCAGCTTTTTACGCACGGAAGATTAGGTGGTACAGGATATATTTCTATCCTACCGGTAGATCAGGGAATAGAGCACACTGCAGGTGCTTCTTTTGCGCCCAACCCTATGTATTTTGATGGTGAAAACATTATTAAATTAGCTATTGAAGGGGGGTGTAACGGAGTAGCAACTACTTTTGGGGTGCTGGCACAAAATTCCAGAAAGTACGCTCATAAAATACCATTTATTGTTAAGCTTAACCATAACGAACTGCTTACTTATCCTAACAAATATGATCAGATCATGTATGGATCTGTTAGAGAAGCCTGGAACCTGGGAGCTACAGCAGTAGGAGCTACGATTTACTTTGGTTCAGAAGAATCTAACCGGCAGATACAGGAAGTGGCTGAAGCTTTTGAAATTGCACACGAATTAGGTATGGGAACTATACTCTGGTGCTATACTAGAAATAGTGCTTTTAAAGAAGATGGTAAAGACTATCATAATGCAACAGATATTAGTAGCCAGGCCTGCCACATAGGAGTAACTATTCAGGCAGATCTAATTAAACAAAAGCTACCTGAAACAAATGGTGGCTTTAAGGCATTAGGCTTTGGCAAAACGCATCCCGATATGTACAATAAACTAAGCACCGAACATCCTATAGACCTTACTCGCTATATGGTAGCCAACTGTTATATGGGTAAAATTGGTTTAATTAACTCTGGGGGAGCATCATCTGGTGAGTCTGATACGGCAGATGGCGTAAAAACCGCAGTAATAAATAAAAGAGCAGGTGGTATTGGACTTATTATGGGACGCAAAGCATTTCAAAGACCTTTTGAAGAAGGGGTAGAGATACTAAACACAATACAGGATGTTTACTTAGATAAAGATATTAGCCTGGCATAA
- a CDS encoding TetR/AcrR family transcriptional regulator, whose amino-acid sequence MSTKSQILATALELFSQNGFEKTSIREIAKTANISLGLLYNYFKGKDELLGAILKEGIEDIKHSFTFPTDDPDPLKTLLENIFHILHEKRQHWRLLHSIRMQNSIMKKYENEQEEIKAYILTELSLILEKMGYAQPLPEAILLFASIDGLAGHFLLNEKYPIYKMAALLLEKYKTHSYEQ is encoded by the coding sequence ATGTCTACTAAATCACAAATATTAGCCACCGCCTTAGAGCTTTTTAGCCAAAATGGTTTTGAAAAAACTTCTATTAGAGAAATAGCTAAAACAGCTAATATTTCACTCGGACTACTCTATAATTATTTTAAAGGAAAAGATGAGTTGTTGGGGGCCATCTTAAAAGAAGGTATAGAAGATATTAAACACTCGTTCACTTTCCCGACCGACGACCCAGACCCTTTAAAAACTTTGTTAGAGAACATATTCCATATACTGCATGAAAAAAGACAGCATTGGCGACTGCTACATAGCATACGCATGCAAAATTCAATCATGAAGAAGTACGAAAATGAGCAGGAAGAAATTAAAGCCTACATTCTAACTGAACTTAGTCTGATACTAGAAAAAATGGGATACGCTCAACCTTTGCCAGAAGCTATTCTTTTGTTTGCCTCAATTGATGGACTGGCCGGTCACTTTTTGCTCAACGAAAAGTATCCTATCTATAAAATGGCCGCACTACTTTTAGAAAAATATAAAACTCATTCCTATGAACAATGA
- a CDS encoding alpha/beta fold hydrolase has protein sequence MNNDWVNRQEYAFAPHYFTTTEGQMHYVDEGKGKPIVMVHGTPVWSYVYRKMIKDLSANYRCIAMDHLGFGLSDKPPLADYSPQAHAQRLTDLISHLQLEDITLVVHDFGGPIGLSYTLAQPDQVKQLVIFNTWMWSLNEYPEFVRAGKIASSPLGRFLYKYFNFSPKVLIKQAFFDKAKLTKVLQQQYIKAFPDTKTRGGTIAFAKHLLSSSEWYNSLWQQKEKLKDIAMLILWGKKDTLLTPILLKKWKENFAHAQIEELEAGHFVQEEKPAEAIMFIRAFLAKEKTKSLER, from the coding sequence ATGAACAATGATTGGGTAAATCGTCAGGAGTATGCTTTTGCACCCCATTACTTTACTACTACCGAAGGTCAAATGCATTATGTAGATGAAGGAAAAGGCAAGCCCATTGTCATGGTACATGGCACACCGGTCTGGTCTTATGTGTACAGAAAAATGATCAAAGATCTTTCGGCTAACTATCGCTGTATTGCAATGGACCACCTGGGTTTTGGGCTCTCTGATAAACCTCCGTTAGCTGACTATTCACCTCAGGCTCATGCTCAGCGACTTACTGACCTCATTTCACATTTACAGTTAGAGGATATTACTTTGGTAGTTCATGATTTTGGTGGTCCTATAGGGCTTAGTTATACCCTGGCTCAGCCTGATCAGGTAAAACAACTAGTGATCTTTAATACCTGGATGTGGTCGCTCAATGAGTACCCTGAATTTGTAAGAGCGGGCAAAATAGCGAGCAGTCCTTTGGGTAGATTTCTGTACAAATATTTCAATTTCTCACCAAAGGTACTTATCAAGCAGGCTTTCTTCGATAAGGCTAAACTTACAAAAGTATTGCAGCAGCAGTATATTAAGGCTTTTCCTGATACTAAAACCAGGGGCGGGACTATTGCTTTTGCGAAACACCTCCTTAGTAGTAGCGAATGGTATAATAGCCTTTGGCAGCAAAAAGAGAAGCTGAAAGATATAGCAATGCTTATACTCTGGGGTAAAAAAGATACTCTGCTTACACCCATACTACTTAAAAAATGGAAAGAAAACTTTGCGCACGCTCAAATTGAAGAGTTAGAAGCTGGGCATTTTGTGCAGGAAGAAAAACCTGCCGAAGCTATTATGTTTATTCGGGCTTTTCTTGCCAAAGAGAAGACTAAATCTTTAGAAAGGTAA